The Cheilinus undulatus linkage group 2, ASM1832078v1, whole genome shotgun sequence genome has a window encoding:
- the LOC121521383 gene encoding uncharacterized protein LOC121521383 encodes MKNITSLRAEVMEKNNLIVEFTTVATTQAKHLAVMSASSHGFPNSACLSRSPATAAPGTVSDLTVPWFGSTITGVPEPEAASALPEDPWLLLGAKPKSTTGSTPSPAPAKVQVYAGGEVEAPVSSTPCQPELWSVACRDKHRAMPSSPPSSPPAIPLSNRFDVLSKKDFPPLGELAPEQQAVKPSSARCKLLKEAVLRRSSGGYNNSEAAGPPAAGKGCFFGSTADRSHAEACLQGFGALFDFGRFTEISLTSRLPWTRWAG; translated from the coding sequence ATGAAAAACATCACGTCACTGAGAGCCGAGGTCATGGAAAAGAACAACCTCATTGTGGAGTTTACAACCGTTGCCACGACCCAGGCCAAGCACCTCGCCGTCATGAGCGCTTCTAGCCACGGATTTCCTAACTCGGCCTGCCTCTCCCGCAGCCCCGCTACAGCAGCTCCAGGGACGGTCTCGGATCTCACCGTTCCATGGTTCGGCTCCACAATCACAGGTGTTCCGGAGCCCGAGGCTGCCTCAGCCCTGCCGGAGGACCCGTGGCTCCTCCTGGGAGCAAAGCCCAAGTCAACGACAGGATCCACTCCCTCCCCTGCGCCTGCAAAGGTGCAGGTGTATGCCGGTGGGGAAGTAGAAGCTCCGGTGAGCTCCACTCCATGTCAGCCAGAGCTCTGGTCCGTTGCCTGCAGGGACAAACACCGTGCTAtgccttcttctcctccatcatcaccTCCAGCCATCCCACTGTCCAACAGGTTCGATGTCCTGAGCAAAAAGGATTTTCCTCCTCTGGGCGAGCTTGCCCCTGAGCAGCAAGCAGTAAAGCCCTCCTCCGCCCGCTGCAAGCTACTGAAGGAGGCCGTCTTGCGGAGGAGCTCCGGAGGTTACAACAACTCTGAGGCAGCGGGACCCCCCGCTGCTGGTAAAGGGTGTTTTTTCGGATCTACAGCCGACCGGTCCCACGCAGAAGCGTGTCTGCAAGGGTTCGGAGCCCTCTTTGATTTCGGGCGTTTCACGGAGATCTCCCTCACTTCAAGGCTGCCCTGGACTCGTTGGGCAGGATAA
- the LOC121522510 gene encoding trace amine-associated receptor 1-like: MEPEFCFESRNNSCLKRNFPTPLRVTLYFILVVVIILTVCGNFLVTFSIAYFKQLHTPTNYLILALAMSDLLLGVFVMFPKMIRFVESCWYFGEFFCNVCMSFDVSLITASIINLSFIAVDRYYAVCHPLLYRTRISTNVVLIMILLCWTVSPIIGFGIVFLKLNILGIEDFYYNHFMCEGQCALIQGKLSSTVSSIFSFYLPAITLLGVYLKIFLVAQRQFKSIKTAGCVSSVKTSNKSQTKATKTLAIVMGAFLSCWTPFFVCNITNPFISHSLPPLLTETLVWVGCFNSAMNPIIYAFFYSWFKKAFQLITSGNIFKSDLSETTLFSE; the protein is encoded by the coding sequence aTGGAGCCAGAATTCTGCTTTGAGTCCAGAAACAATTCATGCTTGAAGAGAAACTTCCCCACACCCCTACGTGTCACTCTTTACTTCATTCTGGTGGTCGTAATCATTCTAACAGTGTGTGGAAACTTTCTGGTCACTTTCTCTATTGCTTATTTTAAGCAGCTCCATACTCCAACCAACTACCTGATTTTAGCTCTGGCTATGTCTGACCTTCTCTTAGGTGTGTTTGTCATGTTCCCTAAAATGATTCGATTTGTAGAGTCTTGTTGGTATTTTGGTGAATTCTTCTGTAACGTCTGCATGAGTTTTGATGTCTCATTGATTACAGCATCAATCATAAATCTGTCGTTCATTGCTGTTGATCGATATTATGCTGTTTGCCACCCTCTGCTTTACAGAACAAGAATATCCACTAATGTTGTGTTGATCATGATTCTTCTCTGCTGGACTGTTTCTCCCATCATAGGCTTTGGAATAGTTTTCctgaaattaaatattttaggaATTGAGGATTTCTACTACAATCATTTTATGTGTGAAGGACAATGTGCTTTGATTCAAGGTAAACTTTCAAGCACAGTCtcttccattttttctttttacctgcCTGCAATAACACTGCTTGGAGTTTATCTGAAGATTTTCCTGGTGGCACAGAGACAGTTTAAGAGCATAAAGACTGCAGGCTGTGTGAGCTCAGTAAAAACGTCAAACAAAAGCCAGACCAAAGCCACTAAAACACTGGCTATTGTAATGGGGGCTTTTCTTTCTTGTTGGACtccattttttgtctgtaacaTAACTAATCCTTTTATAAGTCATTCATTGCCACCACTATTGACTGAAACACTAGTATGGGTGGgctgttttaattcagccatgaACCCTATAATATATGCGTTCTTTTACAGTTGGTTCAAAAAAGCATTTCAGTTGATAACTTCAGGAAATATCTTTAAATCTGACCTTTCAGAAACAACACTTTTCAGTGAATAA